One window of Chloroflexus aggregans DSM 9485 genomic DNA carries:
- a CDS encoding VLRF1 family aeRF1-type release factor, translating into MIDREMVQQIRSELGALQPPVLSLYVAVNPANPENAGRAWALRARNAVKALAAPAEVEQAVLAALEAEMVPEAHTLALFAAAPVAEAKSSTVMITRLPLHIDLPLLDLTNGRVEARWGEPYIAPIVYALDQYERTAVVWLRGEGWRFFEVFLGEIVEYTDVFRNVESDLWREVSEFDPHRLRERLRTQAMGNRDRFARRMENIATRYLQRLAELTERAMTHFGLRRLVLLGREEATKQFADLLPRTVRQMVIAHVADLPHPDESPAHVLAKVWPILEQVEQAHEQELLDQITRQPGVWGVDPTLSMLQEGRLSVLVAPWRLNTDVWMTDDGLLAGSREQAMLLNAAGEPQSVPLRDVLVDICAAYATRLEFASGPAEERLLRDLNGLAGLLRW; encoded by the coding sequence ATCCGGCCAACCCTGAGAATGCCGGACGAGCATGGGCGCTGCGGGCGCGCAACGCGGTAAAGGCGTTGGCGGCACCGGCCGAAGTTGAGCAGGCAGTGCTGGCAGCGCTCGAAGCGGAGATGGTGCCCGAAGCGCACACGTTAGCTCTCTTCGCGGCGGCGCCGGTGGCCGAAGCCAAAAGTTCGACGGTGATGATTACCCGCTTGCCGTTGCATATCGACCTACCGTTGCTTGATTTGACCAACGGCCGGGTCGAGGCACGCTGGGGTGAGCCATACATTGCACCGATTGTGTATGCACTCGACCAGTACGAGCGCACCGCCGTTGTCTGGTTGCGTGGCGAGGGTTGGCGCTTCTTTGAGGTGTTCCTTGGCGAGATCGTTGAGTATACCGATGTGTTCCGTAATGTCGAGAGCGATCTGTGGCGTGAAGTTAGCGAATTCGACCCACACCGTTTACGCGAGCGGTTGCGTACACAGGCGATGGGGAATCGCGACCGCTTTGCGCGTCGGATGGAAAATATCGCCACTCGCTATCTGCAACGGCTCGCCGAACTGACCGAACGGGCTATGACTCATTTCGGTCTGCGCCGTTTGGTATTGCTCGGTCGTGAAGAGGCGACCAAGCAGTTTGCCGATCTCTTGCCGCGCACTGTCCGTCAGATGGTGATTGCTCACGTGGCCGATTTACCGCATCCTGATGAGTCGCCTGCCCATGTTCTCGCCAAAGTCTGGCCGATCCTTGAGCAGGTAGAACAGGCGCACGAGCAAGAGTTGCTCGACCAGATCACGCGCCAACCCGGTGTATGGGGTGTCGATCCCACGTTGTCGATGTTGCAAGAGGGACGATTGAGCGTATTGGTAGCTCCATGGCGTCTTAATACCGACGTCTGGATGACCGACGATGGCTTGCTGGCCGGTAGTCGTGAGCAAGCTATGCTGCTGAACGCTGCCGGCGAACCGCAATCGGTACCGCTCCGAGATGTGCTGGTTGATATCTGTGCAGCATACGCTACGCGACTCGAGTTTGCCTCTGGACCGGCAGAGGAGCGGTTACTCCGTGATCTGAATGGTTTGGCCGGTCTGTTGCGTTGGTGA